Within the Bradyrhizobium cosmicum genome, the region GGCGTGAACGCCATGTGCCAGACGCGCTGTCCCACCAGCAGATATTTCGTCACCTTGCGCGTGGCGACGTCGACCACCGCGACGCGGTTGGCGGGGCCGAGCGCCACGAAGGCGGTCTTGTCGTCCCTAGTCATGCCGATGCCGACCGGCTGGATTGCCTCTTTCCTCAACCCCGGAATCTCGAAACTGACCTTGCCGATCACCTCGTGCTTCACCGGGTCGATGATCGAGACAGTGCCGCCGATCTCCGAGGACACCCACACTTCGGAGGCGTCGTGCTTGAACTCGGCAAAGCGCGGTCGCGCGTCGACCAGCACGTTGGCGACGATCTGGCGCGACGAAGTGTCGATGAAATGCGCCATGTTGGTCGTTTCGGACGTGTTGATCAGAATCTTGCCGTCGGGGCTGATGGTCATGCCTTCGGGCTCGACGCCGACCTGGATGTCGCCGAGGCGGGTGCGCTTCTCCAGGTCGATCACGGTCACCGTGTTGTCGTTCTCGTTGGCGACGTAGAGAACCTTTCCGGCGGCATCCTGGGCGAAGAGCTCGGGGTCGGGGCCGGAGGGCAGGCTGTCCACCACGGCCTGGGTCTTCGCGTCGATCACCTGGATGGTGTCGTCGTCGCCGACCGCGACCATCACGAACTTGCCGTCGCGGGTGAAGTCGATGCCGCGCGGGCGCTGGCCGACCTTGATCGTCTTCGTCACCGTCCAGCTCTCGGTGTCGATCACCGACACCGTGTTGCTCTTCTCGTTCGAGACATAGGCGATGAAGGCATGCGCGGGCGCCGCGGCCAGCGCCAGTCCGGAGAGAAGCCCAACACGCCACATGCGCAACATCTGCGTCCTCACTTCAACTTGCATTTGCTCTCCGGGCGATCATAGCCAAGCGTGTCAAGCTCGGAGACCTGGTGCAGGAACCCCTCCTGCGGCGACACCGACACCACCATGCGGCCGTCCACCAGCAGGATCGGCTGGCGCAATTGCAGGTTCCAGTCGCGCAGCGTCAGCTTCGTGCCCTTGAAGGCGGCGACCGAGAAATCCGGGCCCTTGATGAAATCGGTGACTTTCCTGACGTCGCCGGAATTGGTGCGCGAGGTCGCTTCACCGATCATGCGCACCGCCGTCCAGGCCTGCATGTCGAGCGCGGTCATGCGCCGTGAATTGAGCTTGATGAAGCGGTTCTGCATCTGGATCGCCCCCCACTGATCCTGCGATGCGTCCCAACTGCGCGGCACAAGGCCGGCTGAGCCCGCGACGGGCCGCGGATCCCAGGTGCGGTAGGGCAGATAGGCGCCGAACACTTCGCTCTCGTCGGCCGCGACCAGCACGTCGTAGGCGGGCGCGCCTTGCGTGAACACCGGCATCTGGCGCTGGATCAGCGTCACGCCGCTGTCCGTGCGCCGCGCGCCGCCCTTGTCCTCGAAGCTCTTCTCCTGCACGATCTTGGCGCCGAACCGCGTTGCGGTGCGCCTCAGCGCATCCGCAAACAGCTTGTCTTCGTCGTGCGAGCCGACCACCAGCAACCAGCGCTTCCACTGCTTCCACACCAGATACTGCCCGAGCGCATCCGCCAGCATCGCGCGCGTCGGCGCCGTATGGATGACGTTGGCGCGGCAATCGGCCTCTCGCAGCCGCTCGTCGATAGCGCCCGCGTTGAACAGCAGCGTGCCGCGGTCGCGCAGGGCGTCCGAGACCTTCAGCAGCGCATCCGCCGGCAGGTCGGCGATGACGAAGCCGTTGCGCGCGCCGAGATCGGTTGCGGCCTGCACCGCATCCTCGCCCTCCTTGATGCGGCGCTCCTCCAGCGTAAACCGCTGGCCCAGGAACTTTCCTGTGGTGTTGTTGTCCTCGATCGCGAGGCGCGCGCCGGCGACGCCGTCATTGTCCGCGGGCTGTTCGACCAGCGACAGCGTCGATCTGGCGCCGGCGACACCGAGATAGCCGACGCCGATCTGGACAGGCTCCGCCGCGAACACGCTCGTCGCGGCAAGACTCCAGCCAATCAGGCCGAGCAACCATCGGATCATGCTTCCTCCGTAGGCTCCCCGGCTTGACCGCCGGTGGAGAATTGTTTCTGCTGAAGCATGACCGATTTGTCAGGGCATGCAACCCCGCATTTCGTCCTCACGCGTGCCACGCCGGGAATCACGATCATGCGAGCGCTGATATGTTTCGCAGCTTTGCTGTTGACTGGCTCGGCCGCGCTCGCCGATCCGCCAAAGCTCGCCGTGTTCGATTTCGAGCTGATCGACACCAGCCTGCCCGGCGAGTTCTACGGCTCCAAGCCGGAGGAGGCGCGGCTCGTGCTTATCGGCGAGCAATTGCGCAAGGCGCTGGCTGACTCAGGCCGGTTCCAGCTGCTCGACATCGCGCCGGTCAGGGATGCCGCCCGTCACGCGAACTTGCAGGCCTGCGGCGGCTGCGACCTCAAGCTTGCGGGAGAATTGGGCGCGGATCTCGAGATCACCGGCATGGTGCAGAAGGTCTCGAACCTGATCATCAACCTCAACGTCTACCTGCGCGACGTGAAGACCGGCGCCATGATCACCGCCGCCAGCGCCGACATGCGCGGCAACACCGATGAAGCCTGGTCGCGCACCATGAGCTACCTGATCCGCAACCGGTTGCTGGCGCCGAATTACGGCAAGCCGTGAGGTCTTCGCCTCTCCCCGTAAGATCGGGGAGAGGGGAGCGAGAGAGCCGCGCCACTACCCCTTCAATCTCTCCGCGTGCCAGTGCAGATGATCGCCCATGAAGGTCGAGATGAAATAATAGCTGTGGTCGTAGCCCGGCTGGCGCCGCAGCGTCAGCGGGATACTGGCCCTGCTGCAGGCGGCCTCCAGCAGTTCGGGGCGCAACTGTTCCTTCAGGAAATTGTCGGCATCGCCGACATCGACCAGGAAGCCTGAATACTTCGCACCGTCCTCGATCAGCGCCACCGTGTCATGGTTGCGCCAGCTGTCCTTGTTCGGCCCGAGATAGCCGGTCAGCGCCTTGATTCCCCACGGCACCTGCGAGGGCGCCACGATCGGCGCGAAGGCGCTTGCGGCACGATAGCGGTGCGGATTGCGCAGCGCGACCGTCAGCGCGCCGTGGCCGCCCATCGAATGACCCATCACCGATTGCCGCTTGGCATCGACCGGGAAATTCTCGGCGACGAGTTTTGGCAATTCGTCGGTGACGTAGCTCCACATGCGGTAATTGCGTGCGAACGGCTCCTGCGTCGCATCGACATAGAAGCCGGCGCCCAAGCCGAAATCATAGGCATTGTTGGCATCACCGGGGACGTCGGGCCCGCGCGGTGAGGTGTCGGGCGCGACGAAGATCAGGCCGAGCCCGGCGCAGGCCTTGCGGAATTCGCCCTTTTCGGTGACGTTGGCATGCGTGCAGGTGAGGCCGGAGAGGTACCAGACCACGGGAAGCTTGGCGCCGGCCGCATGCGGGGGCACATAGACCGAGAACACCATGTCGGTTCCGGTCGCCTGGCTGGCATGGCGATAGACGCCCTGCACGCCGCCATAGGATGTGTTGGTCGAGACAGTCTGGATCGTCATGCCGAAATGCTCCGTGGCGTCAAACCACATCAGGATTGCAACGCTTGTGTGACCGAATTTGTGCCGGCGTGTCTGGTCAGGCGACGCCGCTGTCGATCGCCAATCGCACCAGCTCGACCGACGTCTTCACGCCGAGCTTCTGTCGCATGATCGAGGAGGTGTTGGCGACGGTCTTGTAGGACGATTGCACCAGCCAGGCGATCTCGGACAGGCTCTTTCCGGCGCTGAGCAGCCGCAAAATCTCCATCTCGCGCGCGTTCAGTTTCGACAGCGGGCTTTGCGCCAGCGTGGGCCCCGCAAACGCGATGCTGCGCGCGATGGCACTGGGCAGATAAGTGCCGCCGCCGCCGACGGCGCGGATTGCCTCGACGAGATCGTCGGGGTCGCCGGTCTTGGAGACGTAGCCCTTGGCGCCGCACTCGATCGCGCGCGCGGCGAACGCCGGATCGTCGTTCATGCTGAACATGATGATGCGGGCCTCGGGCGCACGCTCCAGGATGCGGCGCGCCAGCTCGAATCCGGAGACGGTCGGCAGGTTGATGTCGATGATGCAGAGGTCGGGGCGCTCGACGATGAAGACTCCTTCGCCGTCCTCGGCGTCGGCTGCCTCCAAAATCTCGATCTCGCCCTCGTCGGCCAGCACGGCTCGGCAGCCGGAGGCGACGATGGGATGATCGTCGACGATCAGAATGCGCATAGGCGTTCCCCGTGACAGCTTCGGCCTGTTTTGCGCCGCATGAGGTCCCGAACGAGACGGACACACGTGTCTCATGTCGGGTCATGCAACCCGGCCGGGATTGCTGTACGCTTTCGATTAGATATCGGGCGCTTCGCCTCTGTCAACGTCATCGGACGGGTGCGGGCCAACCTTCGCGAGGGACTGGCGGCACCAATGTGGCAAAATCTATCCTTGCGCGCGCGTATCAACCTGCTGCTGGCGCTTTTGCTGGCCCTGGGGCTCGCCGTCAATATCGGCCGCCAGGTCGCGGAAGCAGGTCCCCGCGTGCAGGCCGAGGACCAGAGCGTGATCCGGCTCGCGCGCGAGTTCATCGAGATGATCGTGGCGGATCTCAACGAAGCGCCCGATCCGGATGCGCGGTTGACCCAGATCGCGCGCGATCTCAGCCGGCTGCGCCATGTCAGCATTGCGCTCAAGGATGCCGGCGGGAACCCGCTGACGCCGCCGCGACCCGATGCCGATGACGACGCGCGCGGGCCGCCGGCCTGGTTCGTCAGCCTGGTTCACCCGGAGCAGACCGCGGTGAGCGTTCCGGTGTCGATCCACGGCAAGCCGGGCGCGCTGGTGATCACCTCGCATCCGAATGACGAGATCGCCGAGATCTGGGACGGCATCCTAACCCAGCTCGAGGTCGGCTCCGTGATCGCGCTCGCGCTGTTCCTGGTGATGATGAATGTGGTCGGCCGCGCGCTCGCTCCGCTCCGCTCACTGGCGCAAATGATGGTCGAACTCGAAGACGGACACTATCAGGCGCGCGTCGCGCCGGGCGGCGCGCCGGAGCTGGCCGCAATCTGTACCAGGCTCAACCATCTTGCGGCAACGCTCGGCGAGGCAGTCGAGGACAAGCGGCGCCTCGCCGAGCGAGCGGTGTCGCTCCAGGACGTCGAGCGCAAGGAGATCGCGCGCGAACTCCACGACGAATTCGGGCCGTATCTGTTCTCGCTCCGGGCGCACGCCAGCGCGCTGGCGAAGCAGGCGGATGGACGCGTCCCAAATGCGGACGCCGTGCGAAAACATGGCAGCGCCATGCTGGAGCAGATCAACGCGCTGCAGCAATTTACCCGCCGCGTGCTGGAGCGGCTCAGGCCCGTCGGCCTTGCCGAACTCGGCCTGGGGCAGGCGCTGGAATCGCTGTCGCGGTTGTGGCGGGAGTCGCATCCCGACGTCGCGATCGAGACCACGATCTCGCCGGCGCTTGGCGTCACCGGCGAGACGGCCGACCTCACCATCTACCGCATCGTGCAGGAGGCGCTCACCAACGCGTTCCGCCACGCCGGCGCGACCTCGATCAATGTCGTGATCGAACCGGTCGACCAGCTTGGCCGCGGCTGCGCCCGTGTCCGGGTCAGCGACAATGGCCGCGGCATGGAGCCGGGACAGAAGCTCGGCTTCGGCCTCGTCGGCATGCGCGAGCGCATTCTGGCGCTGGGCGGCACGCTCAACGTCATCTCCGGCGAAGGCGGCTTGACCGTGGAAGCGCTGGTTCCGACGGCGGCGGCGTGATCGTGCCCGATGTGATCGGGAAGAATTCCCGATTTGGTCGGGAAAACGGGTGCGGATATCGCCCGACCTTTTGTGGCTGGCGCGTGCTTTGCTGCCGAATACACTCGTCTCAACCAAACGGCGAACATCAGAACAGCCGGTGGTCACGGATGGGAAGGCAGGGATGGGCAATCGTCTTTGGGTCACGCGTCGTTTGTTGATGGCCTCGGTGTCGACGGGGCTGGTGTCGGGGGTGATCATCGCGGGCCCGGTCGTAGCCGCGCAGGACGAGCAGACCAACGTCCAGAATCTGCCGGCGATCGAGATTACCGCGCCGCCGGCTGCGAGGCGTCCTGCGCCGTCGCGACCGGTCGCACGCATTGGAGCGCCGGCGTCTGCAGCTCCGAAAACACGCATGTATGTCTATCCGACCTCGCCGGGCACCGGCCGCGGCTTGGAAGTCGACAAGGTCCCGTCGGCCATCAACGCCGTCGACGCCAACCAGATCAAGCGCACCGGCTCGCTGAACGTCACCGACGCGCTGCGCGACAACATCGCGGGCATCAACATCACCGAAGTCACCGGCAATCCGTTCCAGCCGGATGTCGAATTCCGCGGCTTCGTCGCCTCGCCGGTGACCGGCACGCCGCAAGGCCTCGCGGTGTACCAGAACGGTGTCCGCATCAACGAGGCCTTCTCCGACGCCGTCAACTGGGACCTCATCCCCACCGCCGCGATCCGGTCGGTGACGCTGGTCACCAACAATCCCGCCTTCGGCCTCAACGCGCTGGGCGGCGCCATCAACCTGCAGATGAAGGACGGCTTTACCTATCAGGGCGCCGAACTCGACGTCATGGGCGGCTCGTTCGGCCGCATCCAGGGCTCGGCGCAATGGGGCAAGCAGGTCGACAAGAACTATGGCGTCTATGCCGCGCTCGAAGGCCTGCGCGACAACGGCTTCCGCAATTTTTCCCAATCGACCGTGCGGCGCTTCTACGGCGATGTCGGCTACAAGGCCGGTGACAGCGAATTCCACGCCAATATGGGCCTCGCCAAGAACGATTTTGGCGCCAGCGCCACCGTCCCGGCCGAGCTGCTCGACAACTACTGGGGTGCGACCTACACGACACCGCAGACCACGAGCAATCGCGTCGGCTATCTCAACCTGACCGGAAAGGCGGAGGCGACGCCGACCTGGACGCTCGAAGGCACCGCCCATGTGCGCCGGTACGAGCAGAAGCTCGTCGACGGCAATCCGACCGATGCTCAGGAGTGCACCGATCCGGGACTCCTCGGTCTTCTCTGCTTTGGCGATGGCGCCACGGTCGCAAACGGCGTGAATGGCCTGCCGATCGCCAACCCTTTCCCATCGGGAACGATCCTCGGCGAGATCGACCGCAGCTCGATACGGTCGACCACCTTCGGCGTGTCGGGGCAGGCCACCAACACCGATCAATTGTTTGGCCACGACAACCGCTTCGTGATGGGCGCGACCTATGACGCCAGTGTCACGCGCTACAACGCCACCGCCGAAATCGGCACGATGGGGGAAAACTACGTCGTCAGCGGCAGCGGCATCTTCCTGGGGCCGACTGGCTCACCGCAAACCATTGCTGGTCCCGTCTCGCTGCGCACCGTCAATCAGTACAACGGCCTGTACGCGATGGACACGTTCAACGTCACGGACGCCTTCGCCGTCACGGGCGGCGGCCGCTTCAACGTCGCGCGCATCAGCCTGGAGGATCAGCTCGGCGCCGATCTCAACGGCGATCACACCTTCACCCGCTTCAATCCGGTGATCGGCGGCACCTACAAGATCACGCCGGAGCTCACCGCCTATGCCGGCTATTCCGAGGCCAACCGGGTGCCGACGCCGCTCGAGCTCGGCTGCTCCGATCCAGCCCGTCCCTGTCTCATCGCGGCGTTTCTCGTCTCCGACCCGCCGCTGAAGCAGGTCGTCTCCAAGACCGTCGAGGCCGGCTTTCGCGGCACAAAGGAGCTGAACATCGGCTCGCTCGGGTGGAAGATCGGCGGCTTCCGCGCCACCAACTACGACGATATCGTCGCCATCCCCGTTCCCGACCGCACCGGCTTTGGCTATTTCTCCAATGTCGGCCGGACCCGGCGGCAGGGGCTGGAGGCGGAGGTCAACATCAAGTCGCCGACGCTGCAATTCCAGGCGAGCTACGCCTTCGTCGACGCGCGCTTCCTCGACGCCTTGACCATCGGCTCGAACAGCCCGTTCGCCGATGGCGACGGCAACATCCAGGTCTCGCCCGGCAACCAGATCCCCGCGATCCCGCGTCACCGGATCAAGCTCGGCATCGACTATGCCGTCACCGATGTCTGGAAGGTCGGCGGCAACGCCCTCTACGTGTCCAGCCAGTACTTCGTCGGCGACGAATCCAACCAGTATGCGAAGCTGCCGGGCTATGCCGTGTTCAATCTGCACACCTCGTATCAGGTGGCGAAGAACGTCCAGCTTTATGGCCGCGTCGACAACGTCTTCGACAAGCGCTACGCGACCTACGGACAGTTCTTCGACCGCGAAGCCTTGCCCAACTTCACCACCGGCGCCGACTTCAACGACCCGCGCTCGCTCAGCCCGGCCAGGCCGAGGGCGTTTTATGCGGGGATGCGGGTGACGTTCTGAACCCGTCGCGGCGAAGCTGATCATCTTTCGCCGGGCCTGTGGCGCGGTGGCAGGGCGCTCCCGTTCTACCTAAAGCCGATTGACTCATTGTTCATGATTTGTTCTTATGCTGGAGGTCCAGCCAGGGAGCGAGCCATGGACAACCGCATCAATGAAATCCGCAGGATCATCAGAGCATTACGCGTCAGCATGCGCGAGGCTGAAGCCATCATGCATGAACAGATCAACCGGGACGAGGACTGCACTTTCGTGGCCGGGGAGGTCATGAAGATGCGCATGGTGATGAGCGGGCTCGTCCAGGAGCGGGCCGCCCTCGGCGATACCGACCCGATCGTCGTCGCCAGCCTGTTCATTCCCCGGCGGCGGCCGACGCCGCCGCGCGTCCATGTCGAGAAGCGCCGCCTCGTGCCGCCGCGAGAGGTGGCACGGGCATGAAGGGAGAGATGCCGACCTACTTCTCCGACATGAAGGAGCCGCCGGAATTCCTCAAGGCTCTCGATCATGCGCGGCGCCTGTCCTGCTACGAGGGCTGGTGCCGGATGCACATCGAGGCCATCCAGGTCGCGATCGACCAATACGCGGAAGCGGCGCTCGGCAATCGCGAATTCTTCCTCAACAAGCCGCACAGCATCGGCGGGAGTCGCAGGACCGGCGACGTGCCGTGAAGACGGAGACCGCACCAATCATGATTTGAGAGAACGTCGCCCCGAAGACAACATATTAGCTTGTTCAAACTTGGTTATTGCGAAGGATCTCGGGCCACCAGAGCAGATGATGTGTAGCGTCAGGTTCGCGTTCGCCATCAGTTTTCTCCTTTGGCTAACAGCGGCGAACGCCGCGGGGGTCAAAAATTTCGACATTCCAGCGGGGGCGGCGGGGCCGGCGATCAGGCTCCTGGTCTGGACGCCATGCGCGGAGCCCCCACAAGAGATGGATGCACGTGGAGCCATTTTCTTCGCCGTGCCCGGATGCCCGGTGACAGGCGAGAAACTTCCACTCATCGTGATCTCGCACGGCAGGAGAGGATGGTTCGGCGGTCACCATGACACGGCGGCGGCGCTGGCGGATGCCGGTTTTGTCGTCGCTGCGCTCAATCATCCCGGTGACACTTGGCGCGATACCAGCCGTACTGACAGCCTTTCAGTGCTCGTCGAGCGTCCGGCCGATATAAATCGGCTGATCGACTATATGCTCGATGACTGGCCGGATGCGTCACGCATTAACGCTCAGCGTATTGGTCTCTACGGCTTCTCGTTTGGCGGCTACACAGGTCTTGCTGTCATCGGCGGCAATCCCGATTTGCGAAAGGGGCTGCCCAATTGCGCGACGTCGAGCCTGTTGGCCTGTAAGCAACTTGAAAACGGCGATGCGCCCGGTCAACCGATCACGCCTGATCCACGCGTCAAGGCAGCAATTATCGTTGATCCTTATCCTGCATTTGTCTTCGCCGAGAAGAATCTGAAGAGAATAGCGACTCCGGTGCAACTGTGGAGTTCAGATCCAGCACAGAATGCTGACGGTCTATCTGGATGCTGTGCGGTCGCCATCAAAGAGGGGCTAGTGGCGCCTGACTATCACTTCGTGGCAAACGCCAGACACTTCTCTTTCCTTGCTACCTGCACCCCGAAGGAAGCGCAGGTAAATCCGGCCGCATGCACCGATGCGCCGGGTTTCGACCGCGTCGATTTCCATCGGAGTTTCCACGCCGATATCGTAGCGTTTTTCCGGAAGCACTTTGCGGAAAGCGCAAGTCCGTAGTGGACGCCGCAGCGGTGTTGTGTGATGTCGCCTTTTTCACCAATGGCAAGACCCCATCCGGGTTCAACTTCGCTTTTCCAAGCCAAATGTTGACGCCCGATCTTCTTAACCGATCGGAAACCATCGCAAATGATCCTAAAATTGTAACGAAACTGCTTGGCTGTCTGCGCGTCGGTTCGCCGGAGGGTCCGTCTGATGACAGAGCACCAGGTGAGAGAGCAGGAGTTCCAGATCGCGCGCTATCGGCGTTTGGAGCGGGAGGTCACGGATCCGCTGGCTGTAGGTCTGCTTCACATCATCATCGAAGATCTTGAAGCCGGCTTGCGAAGGGACCAGCCGGATTGGCACGGGCTGTGTGATTAACGCTTTCTTAGCGTCCATCATGCGGATGATCTGCGGGGGAATGCGCAATACAGGGGGAGACTGCTCCCATGCTGAAGGACGGCACCTACGCGGCGTGGTACAAGACGCCATTCGACCAGGGCACCGGCATCGTTCATCTCGCAGACGGCCAGATCTGGGGCCGCGACAGCCTGATGACGTATCACGGCTCATGCCGGGTCGACGGCGATCGCTTCACCGCGACGGTGTCGACGAAGCGTCACACCGATGGGCGTGCAACGATCTTCGGCGTCCATGACGAGCTCACGCTGGACATCGAGGGGACGTCCGCCGGCAAGATCGCGACGTACACGGCGACAGCAGAACAGGCGCCGGGAATAGTCCTCCACGGAACGCTCATTCTGACCGAGCAGCCCTCGTCCGCACCTGACCGAATCGCGCCGGTCCCGGCGTTCAATCCCAACAAGCTTCCAAAGCTGCCGAAGCGCTCGCGCTGATCGCGGGCGCCCGGGGCAATCCGCCGGGTCGCCTGCATCCAGATGTCGCGCCCCGGGCTGCGCAATTCTGCATCCTCATCCCGCGCCCGCCCGCTTCTCAAACCGCCCCCGACCCGCCATTGTGCCGCCCCAACGAACCTGTTTGGAGCAGTATCAATGTCGGCCAAGGTCTCGCG harbors:
- a CDS encoding TonB-dependent receptor, which produces MGNRLWVTRRLLMASVSTGLVSGVIIAGPVVAAQDEQTNVQNLPAIEITAPPAARRPAPSRPVARIGAPASAAPKTRMYVYPTSPGTGRGLEVDKVPSAINAVDANQIKRTGSLNVTDALRDNIAGINITEVTGNPFQPDVEFRGFVASPVTGTPQGLAVYQNGVRINEAFSDAVNWDLIPTAAIRSVTLVTNNPAFGLNALGGAINLQMKDGFTYQGAELDVMGGSFGRIQGSAQWGKQVDKNYGVYAALEGLRDNGFRNFSQSTVRRFYGDVGYKAGDSEFHANMGLAKNDFGASATVPAELLDNYWGATYTTPQTTSNRVGYLNLTGKAEATPTWTLEGTAHVRRYEQKLVDGNPTDAQECTDPGLLGLLCFGDGATVANGVNGLPIANPFPSGTILGEIDRSSIRSTTFGVSGQATNTDQLFGHDNRFVMGATYDASVTRYNATAEIGTMGENYVVSGSGIFLGPTGSPQTIAGPVSLRTVNQYNGLYAMDTFNVTDAFAVTGGGRFNVARISLEDQLGADLNGDHTFTRFNPVIGGTYKITPELTAYAGYSEANRVPTPLELGCSDPARPCLIAAFLVSDPPLKQVVSKTVEAGFRGTKELNIGSLGWKIGGFRATNYDDIVAIPVPDRTGFGYFSNVGRTRRQGLEAEVNIKSPTLQFQASYAFVDARFLDALTIGSNSPFADGDGNIQVSPGNQIPAIPRHRIKLGIDYAVTDVWKVGGNALYVSSQYFVGDESNQYAKLPGYAVFNLHTSYQVAKNVQLYGRVDNVFDKRYATYGQFFDREALPNFTTGADFNDPRSLSPARPRAFYAGMRVTF
- a CDS encoding YVTN family beta-propeller repeat protein; its protein translation is MLRMWRVGLLSGLALAAAPAHAFIAYVSNEKSNTVSVIDTESWTVTKTIKVGQRPRGIDFTRDGKFVMVAVGDDDTIQVIDAKTQAVVDSLPSGPDPELFAQDAAGKVLYVANENDNTVTVIDLEKRTRLGDIQVGVEPEGMTISPDGKILINTSETTNMAHFIDTSSRQIVANVLVDARPRFAEFKHDASEVWVSSEIGGTVSIIDPVKHEVIGKVSFEIPGLRKEAIQPVGIGMTRDDKTAFVALGPANRVAVVDVATRKVTKYLLVGQRVWHMAFTPDEKYLLTTNGVSNDVSVIDVAAQKVIKTIQVGELPWGIAIAP
- a CDS encoding response regulator transcription factor; protein product: MRILIVDDHPIVASGCRAVLADEGEIEILEAADAEDGEGVFIVERPDLCIIDINLPTVSGFELARRILERAPEARIIMFSMNDDPAFAARAIECGAKGYVSKTGDPDDLVEAIRAVGGGGTYLPSAIARSIAFAGPTLAQSPLSKLNAREMEILRLLSAGKSLSEIAWLVQSSYKTVANTSSIMRQKLGVKTSVELVRLAIDSGVA
- a CDS encoding alpha/beta hydrolase family protein; the encoded protein is MDARGAIFFAVPGCPVTGEKLPLIVISHGRRGWFGGHHDTAAALADAGFVVAALNHPGDTWRDTSRTDSLSVLVERPADINRLIDYMLDDWPDASRINAQRIGLYGFSFGGYTGLAVIGGNPDLRKGLPNCATSSLLACKQLENGDAPGQPITPDPRVKAAIIVDPYPAFVFAEKNLKRIATPVQLWSSDPAQNADGLSGCCAVAIKEGLVAPDYHFVANARHFSFLATCTPKEAQVNPAACTDAPGFDRVDFHRSFHADIVAFFRKHFAESASP
- a CDS encoding histidine kinase gives rise to the protein MWQNLSLRARINLLLALLLALGLAVNIGRQVAEAGPRVQAEDQSVIRLAREFIEMIVADLNEAPDPDARLTQIARDLSRLRHVSIALKDAGGNPLTPPRPDADDDARGPPAWFVSLVHPEQTAVSVPVSIHGKPGALVITSHPNDEIAEIWDGILTQLEVGSVIALALFLVMMNVVGRALAPLRSLAQMMVELEDGHYQARVAPGGAPELAAICTRLNHLAATLGEAVEDKRRLAERAVSLQDVERKEIARELHDEFGPYLFSLRAHASALAKQADGRVPNADAVRKHGSAMLEQINALQQFTRRVLERLRPVGLAELGLGQALESLSRLWRESHPDVAIETTISPALGVTGETADLTIYRIVQEALTNAFRHAGATSINVVIEPVDQLGRGCARVRVSDNGRGMEPGQKLGFGLVGMRERILALGGTLNVISGEGGLTVEALVPTAAA
- a CDS encoding DUF3280 domain-containing protein, with the protein product MTDLSGHATPHFVLTRATPGITIMRALICFAALLLTGSAALADPPKLAVFDFELIDTSLPGEFYGSKPEEARLVLIGEQLRKALADSGRFQLLDIAPVRDAARHANLQACGGCDLKLAGELGADLEITGMVQKVSNLIINLNVYLRDVKTGAMITAASADMRGNTDEAWSRTMSYLIRNRLLAPNYGKP
- a CDS encoding ABC transporter substrate-binding protein; translated protein: MIRWLLGLIGWSLAATSVFAAEPVQIGVGYLGVAGARSTLSLVEQPADNDGVAGARLAIEDNNTTGKFLGQRFTLEERRIKEGEDAVQAATDLGARNGFVIADLPADALLKVSDALRDRGTLLFNAGAIDERLREADCRANVIHTAPTRAMLADALGQYLVWKQWKRWLLVVGSHDEDKLFADALRRTATRFGAKIVQEKSFEDKGGARRTDSGVTLIQRQMPVFTQGAPAYDVLVAADESEVFGAYLPYRTWDPRPVAGSAGLVPRSWDASQDQWGAIQMQNRFIKLNSRRMTALDMQAWTAVRMIGEATSRTNSGDVRKVTDFIKGPDFSVAAFKGTKLTLRDWNLQLRQPILLVDGRMVVSVSPQEGFLHQVSELDTLGYDRPESKCKLK
- the fghA gene encoding S-formylglutathione hydrolase, which gives rise to MTIQTVSTNTSYGGVQGVYRHASQATGTDMVFSVYVPPHAAGAKLPVVWYLSGLTCTHANVTEKGEFRKACAGLGLIFVAPDTSPRGPDVPGDANNAYDFGLGAGFYVDATQEPFARNYRMWSYVTDELPKLVAENFPVDAKRQSVMGHSMGGHGALTVALRNPHRYRAASAFAPIVAPSQVPWGIKALTGYLGPNKDSWRNHDTVALIEDGAKYSGFLVDVGDADNFLKEQLRPELLEAACSRASIPLTLRRQPGYDHSYYFISTFMGDHLHWHAERLKG